The following coding sequences lie in one Lolium perenne isolate Kyuss_39 chromosome 2, Kyuss_2.0, whole genome shotgun sequence genomic window:
- the LOC139835876 gene encoding uncharacterized protein, producing the protein MTIEDFMSVVPHWADNNKRAAFMELVKNWVGENPDFKAVSDRNKANRGNQGTHSAGSSSTDRYRERLGKKLGRELGEMEAWTHMKLVTPRPNEPRPAPEMYYGKAKENKERYCEEYAKLHPEVEDPMTEPVDEVAMMSAGLNRRAFAPFLGKNGKACATVGTEGTVTASWVTASHVCRR; encoded by the exons ATGACGATAGAGGACTTCATGtcg gttgtaccacattgggctgataataataagagggccgccttcatggagttggtcaagaattgggtcggcgaaaaccccgatttcaaggccgtgagcgaccggaacaaggccaaccgtgggaatcagggaacacacagtgcggggagcagcagcaccgatcgctatcgggagcgtctg gggaagaagctcgggagggaacttggtgagatggaagcgtggacgcacatgaagctggtgacgccccgtccgaacgagcctcggcccgcgcctgagatgtactacggcaaggccaaagagaacaaggaaagatactgcgaggagtacgccaagctccatccagaggtggaggaccctatgaccgagccggtcgacgaggtggcAATGATGTCGGCGGG TTTGAACCGCCGTGCGTTCGCGCCGTTTCTGGGAAAAAATGGGAAGGCATGTGCCACCGTCGGCACAGAGGGGACGGTAACAGCGAGCTGGGTCACGGCGAGCCACGTGTGCCGACGGTAG